TCGCCCCTATCACTGAGAGGGGGTGTGGAAATAATCCAGGTCCTTAAAAGAAAACTCAAATCTTCCTAATTTATACAAAACTAAAGTTAGAGATGATGAATTCTTATGTCATTATCAAAACATAGGCTCAATGTTCATGGCTGTCCCACTTATTCcataacctttatttaatcgTTTCTCCACGCCCCCTATCGCAGGACACAATGGTTTATCCCAAACACTCTAGTCCCGCCTCCTCACGACTTCTGGCCAATCAGAGAAAAACAGCGTGGCGACTGAAGGTGGAGTCACTGCATTCAGGTTTGACAGCTGACAGCTTGTTTACCTACTTTCTGACCTTCATCCACTTGAATATCTTTagtataaaagtatttattccTAATGTTTGTCCATGACAATTAAATACTGAAGTtagagaaaacatttgatttatgtaaaaataaaaatatatatattttgactatttattttcaaatttaagctttacttactttacactttaactttatttctcactttgtcaaaatgtttgacCTATCTCATTATTCTGATATACAAGTTTATTTCTACTTGAGTAATTGCTAACATACTTCCAAAACTATAATGGGCTTCAACAGGATTATAAGATGTGCCCCAAGTGAATATTTCCCCACAAGGCTCTTTAAAATTGACCTAAACAGTCAAAAGAAATTATGAAAGCACCTTGCTTGTTAGTTACCACACTCATAGACATTCAGCTCGTCCTTTGCTGCCTTTGAATGTTGCTggaaatatttgaattaaaacagaGCACTCAGAATGCGCCAAGAATCTGATTCATGTTGTAGACTCAAAgtttatcaatttatttaaaacttcaaGGACCACTGAGCAACTTGTATGgcaaataatagtaataatgaatgtctttcttaaaatatttattttttgagcGAATAAAAGCCAATGTgaactaaaatgtgttttaacaacAGGAGGCAATTTACTTCTGTTGGTTAATATGATCTGcgattaataaaaatgatgaacCTAAAATGATGCAGTACTCTGTCAGGAGTACAACCCAAATAATTAGtaattcaaagaaaaataattatttgcaaTCCATCACTTTTTCCATTAACAACCCCAACACTGAATATCAGTGATTAGAattcatatattattttagtgtaaataatacaatatggACTTCATCACAATAGTgaatattgtaatttaaaacaGTCTTTCATGGATCGTCAGTAAACCTGCGGGTTTTCATGCTCCGACTTCATTCAAGTAAATGAAAAATCCAAAGTCAGGATGTATTTAAAGGACAAACTGATGGCCCCAATTGTCTTTTGTCCAGATTGGTTTGAAGTCAAAGGTTAAAAGGGTCAGGGGTTCCAGCGCAGGTCACAGATCAGAGCGATGTGATCGGAGGGATGAGCGACGCTGGGCAGAGCCTCGTAGGTGGTGACCTCCTGGTGGCTGGGCAGAGGAATCACCTGCTCCAcctgaacacaaacagacacacacacagcaagatGTCAGCTTCTTGTTTAGGTGATTAGATCCACGACTCCTTCTTTCTATGAATCTATCAACatgcaaatatgtttattaCAGAAGTTTAACTGAAGGgcaaaaaatatacatacagATTAAtaaacagatatatatatataatcatccctgtgacagactggagacctatccagggtgtaccctgccttcgcccattgacagctgggatcggctccagcacccctgcgacccttaactggataagcaggttacgaaaatgaatgaatatataatcattgtgtgtttatgtgtgtatgaagCCTCCAATAAGCATGATTTCTTTGTTCTTTCGTTTgttatttgcttatttttttccaaaagtaaTCATAAGAACTAAAGAAATCTTGCGTTGATGATGAACTCTTTTGCCTGAGTGAAACACATACCCATGGTGCATCAGTGGCCCTTTGATTTaagcttgattttttttaggcGAATGACCACTACACCAGTTCTAACAGTATCAGTCTCAGTGACAGTATCAGTACCTGCATGCTGTCTGGCTGTATGAAGATGTAGTCCAGGCAACCGTGAAATCCTCCCACGTAGTTTGTGTAGGCTGGCTGGCCGTAGGCGCTCAGCAGCGGGGGAAAGCAGAGAGCAGCTCCATACTGCAGGACTCCTCCGGACCAGAGCTGCTCCAGTCTGCATGTTGTGGAGGAACCGCCGTCTCACTGAGCAGCTGGAACACACCTGCAGACGGGAAGAGAAGATAAAAGAATGACTCAAACGCTTTCAAACGCAGAACGCAACAAGTCAGTGTTGTCGACAGTCATAAGAGCTTCACCTGAAGTTAATGAAAGACAAAGTGAATACTGGCAGAGGCTGGTGCTACCGTGGCTACGCCTTTGGGTTACCTGAGTGAGGGGGTGAATTAAAGTCACCACAAAAGACCAGAGGGGCTCCAGGTGCGACCTCGTTGATCACATGATTCAGGTGTTGCAGAGCCACGCCCATCTGGACCAAACGAAGGTTCCCTCCTTCAAAAAGGGAGATTCATTTAGTTGTTTAGAAATGTGTCACTCTGCTCTCTGACATCAGAGACTCGGGTGTGTCCATACAGAGGAATGAGTCGCTCTACCTTTCGGGTGCCAGTACAGGTGAGTGTTGGCCACACAGACCTTCCTTCCTGGTTCCTTCAGGTCCTCGAGCACACTGACCTGCAGAGAAACGAATCCGGAAACACAAGTGTTACAACGTAGAGTCACAAAGCCGACCaaagttaactttttttaaaactaaagcCAATGCCAAAGTGTCTTAAACGTGCATTCTCtttactggccatcagggggcaactcctctgcaAAAAGTCAGATTGCATAGATGTCAattagaaaatgactctacttctctcttgatttattccctcagtaataaacattgtaaacatgagtttatgatctcaatccatttagagtcaaatagaccataaagcatgatgttcatttagtaaattatgtgATTGGactgctttggataaaagcgtctgctaaatgactgtaatgtaatgtaatgattgacaggtggccACAACGGCGTGATCTGATATGggatgtgtgtgtcttttatctttttaacttaaatcctttcacagtgtgttttaagttcattaaagttaattgtaacaatttggtcgcctaaaaataTCTCATTCAGAGTTTAGTTTTCAAGTCACTTCTGGtcaccaaaaaacaagatggtgacagccaaaaTACTGAACTTtaggcttcaaaaccgtagtccacaaaccaatgggtgacatcacactgactacatccacttcttatatacagtttatgcgTAAACCctgattttgtttgtcattaaTTATTCTGTCTATTCATTTTCACATGAATTCATTAGCTTATTAAATAGCGGAAAATGCCCAACAGAGTTTCCCAGTGTTATTCTCAGTATGTACAGCAGGGGAACAGCAGTACCTGCAGGACGGTGGATCTCTGCAGAATCTTCTTCTTCAAGGCGCTGTTAGCAGAAACGCTCTCCAGCAGCGTAGAGTGgatggggtcagaggtcagagccTCGCTCAGCACGATGTCATGACGGCTCAGCAGCTGAAACTTTGacctaaaaaagacaaaatgatttTATGATTACCTGACTCAATCCTggattaaaaatgtttcatatattATCAACTACATACTGTGGTTACAATTTAACctgtgttgtgaaaaaaaagagagggatgtGATCACAGCATTGGTGGGTCGTTGCTTTTTGATAATCAGCTGTGACCACCTACGAGAATGGCTTCTTGgaacaataataaacactttttgtaTCAGACATGATCTGACCTTTAATGTCAGACTGCAGATTCTCCACTAGGTGGAGCTGTTCAGTAACTATAATGCCAGTTAAACACCTGCCATTCTGCTCCACCTCCAGGTGAGGAAACCTACCACAGCAACAATCTAAACCTGCAGCTGTAAGGTCCAGTTCATCGATgagtagaaaaagaaatacattaatttcaaaaatgtttagaAGCTAACATTTAACTTCATACAGCCACTAGctgaattacatttaatttaatttgagaGTACAGTATTTGACAGTGTACGttcgcattttttgaacatcCAGTTAAATGAAAGTGTTaacaatattcagctgagtttaacCCCTTTATCATAATCAGCAAAGTCGAGTACTAGAGTTTGCTTGTAGCACTGGCACTAAAACTTCCATGTACTATTTgctcaaaacattttaaattatagcCAGTGCTTAACGTGACATTTCAGGCCCATGTGCATCATGTGGctgcaacattttctttagaTTCTGTCTGCTGGCGGACCTGACCTGCGGTAGAAAGTGGCCAGTCCTTCAtgctgcttctctttgatcCTAAAAACACCTTCCAGACCGAAGGCATCCAGAGCTGGAGTCAGACTGTCGGAGAACACCCCTAAAGAGTCCAGAGGACATGAAGAAAAGTCAGAGAGCAGATTTGCATATCCACCAGATGACGGATCTTCGCAGAAAATATGGAGACAAACTTTTTAATCAACTTATAACTACTCATTTCCGTAATAATTACCTTTGTCGACCTCCTGCAGACAGATGATGTCAGCGTTGTATCCGGCCAGCTCCTTCTTGATCAGGTTCTGTCTGTAGTCCAGATGCAGGGCGTAGGGGGCGCAGTACGGGTAAAGCACCGTCTTGGACAGTTCTGTCTGAGCGTAGACATCGGCCAGGATGTTGTACGTCACCACCCTCACGGCCGGCCACTCCGCCTCTCTGATAGTGTAGGCGTGTCGGTTGTCGAACGTGCACACGCCCGGTCCGGCCTCCACGGCTCCCACAGAGACCAGCTCCTTGGCCGGGCCGCTGCGTCCTCCATTCTTAGGTGTGCAGTGCAGTTTGAGCCTGAAGCCGATG
This portion of the Anoplopoma fimbria isolate UVic2021 breed Golden Eagle Sablefish chromosome 17, Afim_UVic_2022, whole genome shotgun sequence genome encodes:
- the pde12 gene encoding LOW QUALITY PROTEIN: 2',5'-phosphodiesterase 12 (The sequence of the model RefSeq protein was modified relative to this genomic sequence to represent the inferred CDS: deleted 2 bases in 1 codon), coding for MEPAVVRCLPGEPKLTISFRLEGSNKHMLRDQDEALGRVLTRISTGLLKGAGREKKSRRSRGAQQQMMSRAEPVAVKLYYEGEEVSDTVLNAEAWRDGAVLQVGDVKYSIQRNAPTFTLAELPVSLLAGFPVCPNLEVEFGNLQDSEFTWYRENAPTTSPEAAEELPGQDSGWTEVGRGRVHVPSNEDIGFRLKLHCTPKNGGRSGPAKELVSVGAVEAGPGVCTFDNRHAYTIREAEWPAVRVVTYNILADVYAQTELSKTVLYPYCAPYALHLDYRQNLIKKELAGYNADIICLQEVDKGVFSDSLTPALDAFGLEGVFRIKEKQHEGLATFYRRSKFQLLSRHDIVLSEALTSDPIHSTLLESVSANSALKKKILQRSTVLQVSVLEDLKEPGRKVCVANTHLYWHPKGGNLRLVQMGVALQHLNHVINEVAPGAPLVFCGDFNSPPHSGVFQLLSETAVPPQHADWSSSGPEESCSMELLSAFPLLSAYGQPAYTNYVGGFHGCLDYIFIQPDSMQVEQVIPLPSHQEVTTYEALPSVAHPSDHIALICDLRWNP